Below is a window of Cryobacterium sp. PAMC25264 DNA.
GAGGGCCTGCGCCGCGGCGAGGTCTACAAGATGCCGCTGGAGGCCAACCCGCGCGCCAAGATGATGGGCATCACCGACGGCTTCGTCAAGCTCATCGCCTCCCGAGGGACCGGCACCGTCATCGGCGGCGTCATCGTGGGCCCCAAGGCCAGCGAGTTGATCTTCCCGCTCACCTTGGCCGTCGAGCACGGCCTCACGGTCGACGAGGTCGCCGAGGCCTTCACGGTGTACCCGTCGCTCACGGGCTCGATCACGGATGCCGCGCGCGCCATGCACAAGGTGCACTACTGACCCGCAGGCTCGGCTGACGGCCGACCGGTAGCTCGACCGGGATCGGCCTCCCGCCGAGGTAACTGTTCCTCGTGCGGACAAGTGCACCCGGCGTACCGGGCGCTATTGTCCGATTCGGGAGCAGTCGGGCCGGTTAGGACACGGTCAGCAGCAGGTGGCCGCTGGAGACCGTGGCGCCGACGTCGGCGCCGATGGCCCCGACCACGCCGTCCTTGTGGGCGGTGAGTGGCTGTTCCATCTTCATGGCCTCAAGCACGAGCAGCAGGTCGCCCTTGACCACGGTGTCGCCCTCGGCGACGAGGATCTTGACGATGGTGGCCTGCATCGGCGCCTTCACGGCATCTCCCGTGGAGCTGCTGCTCACCGAGTGTGCGGCGGTGCGGCGGCGCGGTGCGGGGCCCGCGGTCTTCTCCGTCGCGGTGCCGGGCAGCAAACGGCTGGGCAGGCTCACCTCGATGCGGCGGCCGTCGACCTCGACGACCACGTTGTGGCGGGCATCCGAACGGGGACGGTCTTCGACCGTGCCGCTCCAGGCCGCGATGGTGTTCTCGAACTCGGTCTCGATCCAGCGAGTGTAGATCGAGAAGGGCGCGCCGTCGGCGGGCGCGAAGGCCGGGTCGCGCACGATCATGCGGTGGAACGGCAGCACCGTGGGCAGGCCGGCGACCTCGAACTCGTCCAGGGCGCGGCGTGCGCGCTCCAGGGCCTGTTCGCGGGTGGCGCCCGTGACGACGAGTTTGGCCAGCAGCGAGTCGAACGAGCCGGAGATCTCGTCGCCGGACTGTACGCCGCTGTCGACGCGCACGCCGGGGCCGCCGGCTGGGCGGAACACGTGCACGGGGCCGGGCGCGGGCATGAAGCCGCGGCCGGCGTCTTCACCGTTGATGCGGAATTCGAACGAGTGGCCGACCGCGATCGGGTCGTCGTAGTCGAGCACGCCGCCCTCGGCGAGACGGAACTGCTCGCGCACCAGGTCGATGCCGGTGACCTCTTCGGACACCGGGTGCTCCACCTGCAGGCGGGTGTTCACCTCGAGGAAGGAGACCGTGCCGTCCTGGCCGATCAGGAACTCGCAGGTGCCGGCGCCCACGTAGCCGACCTCCTTGAGGATGGCCTTGGACGCCCGGTACATCTCGGTCGTCTGCGCCTCGGTGAGGAACGGCGCCGGCGCCTCTTCGACGAGCTTCTGGTGGCGACGCTGCAGGGAGCAGTCGCGCGTGGAGATGACGACGACGTTGCCGTGCGCATCCGCCAGGCACTGGGTTTCGACGTGCCGGGGCTTGTCGAGGTACTTCTCCACGAAGCACTCGCCACGGCCGAACGCCGCGATGGCCTCGCGCACCGCGGAGTCGAACAGTTCGGGTACTTCTTCGCGGGTGCGGGCCACCTTCAGGCCGCGTCCGCCGCCGCCGAAGGCTGCCTTGATGGCGACCGGCAGGCCGTGCTGGTCGACGAAGTCGAGCACCTCGGAGGCGTCCGCGACAGGATTCAGGGTGCCGGGCGCCATCGGGGCGTGCACCTTCTCGGCGATGTGCCGGGCGGAGACCTTGTCGCCGAGCTGTTCGATGGCCTCGGGCGACGGCCCGATCCAGATCAGACCGGCGCCGAGGACGGCGCGGGCGAAGTCGGCGTTCTCGGCGAGGAAGCCGTAGCCGGGGTGCACGGCGTCGGCACCCGACCGGCGGGCGATGGAGAGAATCTTCTCGATGACCAGGTAGGTTTCGGCGCTCGTCGTGCCGTCCAGGCCGTAGGCCTCGTCGGCGAGGCGGGAATGCAGGGCGTCGCGGTCCTGGTCGGCGTACACGGCGACCGAGAGGATGCCGCTGTCCTTCGCCGCTCTGATCACTCGGACGGCGATCTCGCCCCGGTTGGCGATGAGGACCTTCGTTATACGCGACATAGGTACTGAGCCTATTGGTCAGCACCCCAGCTTTTTTGGTTCTTTCCCACAAAAACGGATGCCAGAACCCTGCGTCGGGCTACAAAGACGCCCATAGGGTCGTCAGTCCGGTAGGGCCGAAGTACCCCGATTCCACAGGCTCGGCCAGTCATAGCCCAGCCGGGACACCAATCGGCGCAGGGTCGGCAGTGACAGCCCGACCACCGTCGACGGGTCGCCCTCGATGCGGGTGATGTACGGCGCGCCGAGACTGTCGATAGTGAAGGCGCCGGCCACGAACAGCGGTTCGCCCGTCGCGATGTAGGCGTCGAGCTCGGCATCCGGGATGTCGTCGGCGAAGGTCACCGAGGCCTGGGCCACGGCCCCGACTGCCCGCCCGGGCGTGCCGTCCACGTACTCGATCAGCCAGTGCCCGGAGAAGAGTTGGCCGGTG
It encodes the following:
- a CDS encoding biotin carboxylase N-terminal domain-containing protein; translation: MSRITKVLIANRGEIAVRVIRAAKDSGILSVAVYADQDRDALHSRLADEAYGLDGTTSAETYLVIEKILSIARRSGADAVHPGYGFLAENADFARAVLGAGLIWIGPSPEAIEQLGDKVSARHIAEKVHAPMAPGTLNPVADASEVLDFVDQHGLPVAIKAAFGGGGRGLKVARTREEVPELFDSAVREAIAAFGRGECFVEKYLDKPRHVETQCLADAHGNVVVISTRDCSLQRRHQKLVEEAPAPFLTEAQTTEMYRASKAILKEVGYVGAGTCEFLIGQDGTVSFLEVNTRLQVEHPVSEEVTGIDLVREQFRLAEGGVLDYDDPIAVGHSFEFRINGEDAGRGFMPAPGPVHVFRPAGGPGVRVDSGVQSGDEISGSFDSLLAKLVVTGATREQALERARRALDEFEVAGLPTVLPFHRMIVRDPAFAPADGAPFSIYTRWIETEFENTIAAWSGTVEDRPRSDARHNVVVEVDGRRIEVSLPSRLLPGTATEKTAGPAPRRRTAAHSVSSSSTGDAVKAPMQATIVKILVAEGDTVVKGDLLLVLEAMKMEQPLTAHKDGVVGAIGADVGATVSSGHLLLTVS
- a CDS encoding nucleoside triphosphate pyrophosphatase, which codes for MRLYLASTSPARLSLLRAAGIEPATISPDVDEDAVAEAEAVRTGAPLTPHHVVELLARAKAEAVAADGATHGIDGLILGGDSVFVLDGVIYGKPHTPERARERWHGQRGRTGQLFSGHWLIEYVDGTPGRAVGAVAQASVTFADDIPDAELDAYIATGEPLFVAGAFTIDSLGAPYITRIEGDPSTVVGLSLPTLRRLVSRLGYDWPSLWNRGTSALPD